In a single window of the Pontibacter russatus genome:
- a CDS encoding murein L,D-transpeptidase catalytic domain family protein: MLKVTLTSLALGLLSFTSPVSPGVAPHAPAPAIEAATALATGDAAMLTFAEKQAAFSDYLLDIYNEAGLKSKGLSFEVFKKGCVGFQNMKRQGNTSPARSILTVIDFTKSSREKRLWTIDLESKKVLFNTLVAHGRNTGEDKALKFSNRPNSYMSSLGFYLTDATYFGKHGLSLRLSGVDGKYNSNAMARAIVMHGADYATAAFVKQYGRLGRSLGCPAVPEEMSKEIIMAIKDKTVLYIHGNDSNYASAYLNPAPAVEAFALEALPETTLASN, translated from the coding sequence ATGTTAAAAGTTACACTGACGTCCCTTGCCCTCGGCCTTTTATCTTTCACTTCGCCTGTTTCGCCCGGCGTGGCACCACACGCTCCCGCTCCCGCGATAGAGGCAGCGACAGCCCTGGCAACCGGAGACGCAGCCATGCTTACCTTCGCCGAGAAGCAGGCAGCCTTCAGCGATTACCTGCTGGACATATACAACGAGGCCGGGCTGAAGAGCAAGGGACTTTCTTTCGAGGTGTTTAAGAAAGGGTGCGTGGGTTTCCAGAACATGAAGCGGCAGGGAAACACTTCACCAGCCAGGTCCATCCTGACGGTGATAGACTTCACCAAATCCAGCCGCGAGAAGCGCCTCTGGACCATCGACCTGGAATCAAAGAAAGTGTTGTTCAACACGCTGGTGGCGCATGGCCGCAACACCGGAGAGGACAAAGCCCTGAAGTTCTCCAACAGGCCTAACTCCTATATGAGCAGCCTCGGTTTTTATCTGACCGACGCCACTTATTTCGGGAAGCACGGGTTGTCGCTGCGCCTGAGCGGCGTGGATGGCAAGTATAACTCCAACGCCATGGCTCGCGCCATCGTGATGCACGGCGCTGATTACGCCACAGCCGCTTTTGTGAAGCAATATGGCCGACTCGGCCGAAGCCTTGGCTGCCCTGCCGTTCCAGAGGAAATGTCGAAGGAAATTATTATGGCCATTAAGGATAAAACAGTGCTGTACATTCACGGCAACGACAGCAACTACGCCTCCGCATACCTGAACCCGGCACCTGCGGTTGAGGCCTTCGCCCTGGAGGCGCTGCCTGAGACCACGCTTGCCTCTAACTGA
- a CDS encoding diacylglycerol/lipid kinase family protein, which yields MEEEKHSSLLFVINPIAGDIEKEELEDEIRAECAAHGIACEIYRTTGANDKEVIRQKLQDKGYDSVYAVGGDGTVSLVASLLIHTNTPLGIIPLGSGNGLSKDLLIPQDTEEALELVHQHVVRNIDTITLNGHPSIHLSDLGFNALVVERFCSGDTRGPGSYAWIAMQEYLAYEPKNYRIVTDKEVFEGPAFMVTIANANAFGSNANINPNGILNDGRFEICLIEPFPKAAGIGILYKLYTDSIDTSVYSRRLSCKSATIYNLEGEVMHIDGEPIDLGAEVKVEMHPRSLKVILPVSQNEKEL from the coding sequence ATGGAAGAAGAAAAACACAGCAGCCTGCTGTTCGTTATAAACCCTATTGCCGGAGACATCGAAAAGGAAGAACTGGAAGATGAAATCAGGGCGGAGTGCGCGGCGCACGGCATTGCCTGCGAGATATACCGCACCACCGGCGCAAACGATAAGGAAGTTATCCGGCAGAAGCTACAGGACAAAGGGTATGACAGCGTGTACGCGGTGGGAGGCGACGGCACCGTGAGCCTGGTGGCCTCCCTGCTCATCCACACCAATACGCCGCTGGGCATTATCCCGCTCGGCTCCGGCAATGGCCTGTCGAAAGACCTGCTGATACCGCAGGACACGGAGGAGGCGCTGGAACTAGTACACCAGCATGTGGTGCGCAACATCGACACCATCACCCTGAACGGGCATCCCTCCATCCACCTCAGCGACCTGGGTTTCAATGCGCTGGTGGTCGAGAGGTTCTGCTCGGGCGATACCCGCGGCCCCGGCTCCTACGCCTGGATTGCGATGCAGGAGTACCTTGCCTACGAGCCAAAGAACTACCGCATCGTGACAGACAAGGAGGTATTCGAGGGGCCGGCCTTTATGGTGACCATCGCCAACGCAAACGCTTTCGGCTCCAACGCCAATATCAACCCGAACGGCATCCTGAACGACGGCCGTTTCGAAATATGCCTGATAGAGCCTTTCCCAAAGGCAGCCGGCATCGGCATTCTGTACAAGCTGTATACCGACAGCATCGACACCTCCGTTTACAGCCGCCGCCTGAGCTGCAAGTCGGCCACCATCTACAACCTGGAGGGTGAGGTGATGCACATAGATGGGGAGCCGATAGATTTAGGGGCTGAGGTGAAAGTGGAAATGCACCCCAGGAGCCTGAAAGTGATTCTGCCTGTCTCTCAGAATGAGAAAGAGCTGTAG